A section of the Chryseobacterium ginsenosidimutans genome encodes:
- the panB gene encoding 3-methyl-2-oxobutanoate hydroxymethyltransferase, with protein MSVHSEIKKVTTETLRKMKFDKEKITMLTAYDYTTAKMVDAGGIDAVLIGDSAANVMAGFETTLPITLDQMIYHSQSVVRGTDRALVVADLPFGTYQSNPEKALESAVRMMKEGGAHAVKIEGGKEISKSIKKIINAGIPVMGHLGLTPQSIYKFGTYKVRAKEEAEAEKLIADAQLLEELGCFAVVLEKIPADLAKKVTEAISIPTIGIGAGAHCDGQILVYHDMVGMNKGFSPKFLRRYLDLYTEITGAVAQYVKDVKGQEFPNENESY; from the coding sequence ATGTCTGTTCATTCTGAAATTAAAAAAGTTACGACTGAAACCTTGCGTAAAATGAAATTCGACAAGGAAAAAATAACGATGCTCACAGCATATGATTATACTACTGCGAAAATGGTAGATGCGGGAGGAATTGATGCTGTTTTAATCGGAGATTCTGCGGCTAATGTGATGGCGGGTTTTGAAACGACTTTGCCAATTACTTTAGATCAGATGATTTACCATTCTCAAAGTGTGGTCAGAGGAACTGACAGGGCTTTGGTAGTGGCCGATTTACCTTTCGGAACGTATCAGAGTAATCCTGAAAAGGCATTGGAATCTGCTGTAAGGATGATGAAGGAAGGTGGCGCCCACGCAGTGAAAATTGAGGGCGGAAAGGAGATTTCAAAATCTATTAAAAAAATTATCAACGCAGGAATTCCCGTAATGGGGCATTTGGGCTTAACGCCTCAATCGATTTACAAGTTCGGGACTTATAAAGTAAGAGCTAAAGAAGAAGCTGAGGCGGAGAAATTAATCGCTGATGCACAGCTTTTGGAAGAATTAGGTTGTTTTGCAGTTGTTTTGGAGAAAATTCCGGCAGATCTAGCTAAAAAAGTAACTGAAGCTATTTCAATTCCAACGATCGGAATTGGAGCAGGAGCTCATTGTGACGGGCAGATTTTGGTATATCATGACATGGTTGGAATGAACAAAGGTTTCAGCCCGAAATTTTTAAGAAGATATCTGGATCTTTATACAGAAATTACAGGAGCGGTTGCTCAATATGTGAAAGATGTAAAAGGTCAGGAATTCCCTAACGAAAATGAAAGTTATTAA
- a CDS encoding RluA family pseudouridine synthase, with translation MMEEQIVYEDNHLLVINKKVGQLVQGDKTGDESLLDSIKNFIKIRDDKPGNVFLGLVHRIDRPTSGLVIYAKTSKALSRLTQMVKNREVKKTYWAVVAKEMIPKSQRLVHYLQKNEKNNKAIVFTKVTDGAKEAILTYNVIKSLDNYLLLEIDLETGRHHQIRAQLSKTGIPIKGDLKYGAPRSNPDGGINLHARKLEFIHPVTKEAVEIIAPVPQNDAIWRACEE, from the coding sequence ATCATGGAGGAGCAGATTGTTTATGAAGACAACCATCTTTTGGTTATTAATAAAAAAGTAGGACAGCTCGTACAGGGCGACAAAACCGGCGACGAATCTTTATTAGACTCAATCAAGAATTTTATAAAAATAAGAGATGACAAACCCGGAAATGTTTTTCTTGGTTTGGTTCATCGTATAGATCGTCCGACTTCAGGTTTGGTGATTTATGCTAAAACTTCCAAAGCTTTATCCCGTCTGACTCAAATGGTTAAAAACCGTGAGGTTAAAAAGACCTATTGGGCGGTTGTGGCAAAGGAAATGATTCCTAAGAGCCAAAGATTGGTTCATTATTTACAGAAGAACGAAAAAAATAATAAGGCCATTGTTTTTACAAAAGTAACCGACGGTGCAAAAGAAGCAATTCTTACGTATAATGTCATTAAAAGTTTAGATAATTATCTTTTGTTGGAAATTGATCTTGAAACAGGAAGACATCATCAAATCAGAGCTCAATTGTCGAAAACCGGAATTCCGATTAAAGGTGATTTAAAATATGGGGCGCCTCGCTCCAATCCGGATGGTGGAATCAACCTGCACGCCAGAAAGCTGGAGTTTATTCATCCGGTTACAAAAGAAGCTGTTGAAATTATAGCTCCCGTTCCGCAGAATGATGCAATTTGGAGAGCTTGTGAAGAATAA
- the thiS gene encoding sulfur carrier protein ThiS, giving the protein MELTINHTTKTFEILPETLEALLAVEIPQKKKGIAVALNNRIIPQSFWAETILNNKDSILIITATQGG; this is encoded by the coding sequence ATGGAACTCACAATCAATCACACAACAAAAACTTTTGAAATACTTCCCGAAACTCTGGAAGCACTTTTGGCTGTGGAAATACCTCAAAAGAAAAAAGGTATTGCCGTTGCGCTCAACAATCGCATTATTCCGCAATCATTCTGGGCGGAAACTATTCTCAACAATAAAGATTCAATTCTTATCATCACTGCTACTCAGGGCGGTTAA
- the thiC gene encoding phosphomethylpyrimidine synthase ThiC, producing MAHNITRSPFPNSKKIYVEGKIHPINVAMREIHLSPTKLSNGKIEENLPVTIYDTSGPYTDENSEINIEKGLPRIREQWILNRKDVEVLDGITSEYGKKRLADSKLDELRFSYNHKPKVAKEGQEVTQLYYARQGIITPEMEYIAIRENQKIEQLDSVSKDMAFQHPGNSFGARTPKNKITPEFVREEIATGRAIIPNNINHPESEPMIIGRNFLVKINANIGNSAVSSSIEEEVEKAVWACRWGADTIMDLSTGKNIHETREWIIRNSPVPIGTVPIYQALEKVKGVAEDLTWEIFKDTLIEQAEQGVSYFTIHAGVLLRYIHLTAKRVTGIVSRGGSIMAKWCLFHHKENFLYTHFEEICEIMKKYDVAFSLGDGLRPGSIADANDEAQFAELETLGELTKIAWKHNVQVMVEGPGHVPMHLIKENMDKQLEVCDEAPFYTLGPLTTDIAPGYDHITSGIGAAMIGWFGCAMLCYVTPKEHLGLPNKDDVKVGVITYKLAAHAADLAKGHPGAQYRDNALSKARFEFRWEDQFNLSLDPDTARSYHDETLPADGAKIAHFCSMCGPKFCSMKITQEIRESAEKGMFDKSQEFIEKGKEIYI from the coding sequence ATGGCTCATAATATCACACGTTCGCCGTTTCCGAACTCGAAAAAAATCTATGTTGAAGGGAAAATTCATCCAATTAATGTAGCGATGCGCGAAATACATTTAAGTCCGACAAAATTATCCAATGGAAAAATTGAAGAAAATCTGCCTGTCACCATTTACGATACTTCAGGACCTTACACTGATGAAAATTCTGAAATTAATATTGAAAAAGGGCTTCCAAGAATCAGGGAGCAGTGGATTTTGAATAGAAAAGATGTGGAAGTTTTGGATGGAATTACTTCTGAATATGGTAAAAAACGTCTTGCAGATTCTAAACTGGATGAACTGCGTTTTTCTTACAATCACAAACCAAAAGTTGCCAAAGAAGGACAGGAAGTTACCCAATTATATTATGCAAGGCAGGGCATCATTACTCCCGAAATGGAATATATTGCCATCAGAGAAAATCAAAAGATCGAACAGTTGGATTCTGTTTCAAAAGATATGGCTTTTCAACATCCGGGAAATAGTTTTGGTGCGAGAACTCCGAAAAATAAAATCACGCCTGAATTTGTAAGAGAAGAAATTGCAACCGGAAGAGCGATTATTCCGAACAATATCAATCACCCCGAAAGCGAACCGATGATTATCGGACGAAATTTTTTAGTTAAAATTAATGCCAACATTGGAAACAGTGCCGTTTCATCGAGCATTGAAGAAGAGGTTGAAAAAGCAGTCTGGGCTTGCCGTTGGGGCGCAGATACGATCATGGATCTTTCAACAGGAAAAAACATCCACGAAACCAGAGAGTGGATCATCAGAAACAGCCCGGTTCCGATTGGCACCGTTCCTATTTATCAGGCGTTGGAAAAAGTAAAAGGCGTTGCAGAAGATTTAACTTGGGAAATTTTTAAAGATACATTAATTGAACAGGCAGAGCAGGGAGTTTCTTACTTCACGATTCACGCCGGAGTTTTGCTGAGATATATTCATTTAACGGCAAAACGGGTGACGGGAATTGTTTCTAGAGGCGGTTCTATCATGGCAAAATGGTGTCTTTTTCATCATAAAGAAAACTTTCTGTACACACATTTCGAGGAAATCTGCGAAATCATGAAAAAATATGACGTTGCTTTTTCTTTGGGAGACGGTCTTCGTCCAGGTTCGATTGCGGATGCCAATGATGAAGCTCAATTTGCAGAATTGGAAACGTTAGGTGAATTGACAAAAATTGCCTGGAAACACAATGTTCAGGTGATGGTTGAAGGTCCCGGTCATGTTCCGATGCACTTGATTAAAGAAAATATGGATAAGCAATTAGAAGTGTGTGATGAAGCACCCTTTTACACATTAGGCCCTTTGACAACAGATATTGCGCCGGGTTACGACCATATTACTTCAGGAATTGGGGCTGCAATGATTGGATGGTTTGGTTGCGCAATGTTGTGTTATGTCACACCAAAAGAACATTTGGGCCTTCCGAATAAAGATGATGTAAAAGTTGGAGTTATTACGTATAAACTGGCTGCCCACGCTGCAGATTTAGCGAAAGGACACCCGGGAGCTCAGTATAGAGACAATGCGTTGAGTAAAGCCAGATTTGAATTCCGATGGGAAGATCAGTTCAACCTTTCGTTAGATCCGGATACCGCGAGATCTTATCACGATGAAACATTGCCGGCAGACGGAGCGAAGATTGCCCACTTTTGCTCGATGTGCGGACCAAAATTCTGTTCGATGAAAATTACACAGGAAATCCGTGAATCCGCAGAAAAAGGAATGTTTGACAAATCTCAGGAATTTATCGAAAAAGGGAAAGAAATTTATATATGA
- a CDS encoding thiamine phosphate synthase produces MIIVITPEEIIQNETEIINELFQEGLDLLHVRKPFINQDEMIDFIQKIDSDFHHQLVLHSHYQLANNFNTSRFHFREIDRRNDLFKSFAEHIISTSVHDIKTFNELNEDWEYAFISPVFQSISKKGYGENSTILNDIKNRNNSNVKLIALGGINEHNINEVLDSEIDGVALLGAIWKSDEPLNVFKKCKQNVLS; encoded by the coding sequence ATGATCATCGTAATCACTCCCGAAGAAATTATACAAAATGAAACTGAAATCATCAATGAATTATTTCAGGAAGGACTGGATTTACTTCATGTTAGAAAACCTTTTATTAATCAAGATGAAATGATTGATTTTATTCAAAAAATAGATTCTGATTTTCATCATCAATTGGTTTTGCACAGTCATTATCAATTGGCGAATAATTTTAACACCTCAAGATTTCATTTTAGAGAAATTGACAGAAGGAATGATTTGTTTAAATCTTTTGCAGAACATATTATTTCAACGTCTGTTCATGATATTAAAACCTTTAATGAATTGAATGAAGACTGGGAATATGCTTTTATCAGTCCGGTTTTTCAGAGTATTTCTAAAAAAGGATATGGTGAAAACTCAACGATTTTAAATGATATTAAAAATCGGAATAACTCTAATGTAAAATTAATTGCTTTAGGAGGAATTAATGAACATAATATCAATGAAGTTTTAGATAGCGAGATAGATGGAGTGGCTTTGTTAGGGGCAATCTGGAAAAGTGATGAACCTTTAAATGTTTTTAAAAAATGCAAGCAGAACGTCCTTTCGTAA
- a CDS encoding hydroxymethylpyrimidine/phosphomethylpyrimidine kinase: protein MQAERPFVMSIAGYDPSGGAGVLADNKTFEQLKVQGLGVCTAITLQTESECLSLNWQPLEEIVSAIDILMKNYHVESFKIGVIKDAQFLTQIVEKIKSINPEAKIVWDPVLKSTSEFSFFDLNTISELENVLKHIDLMTPNYHEYQVLRENHLFEKSENSCSVLIKGGHRKDQLGTDVLVQSGKEISIHPTDKTSVYYPKHGSGCVLSSAIASHLALGKNIEDACRNGKLYIEKFLKSNPTLLGFHV from the coding sequence ATGCAAGCAGAACGTCCTTTCGTAATGAGCATTGCAGGCTACGACCCAAGTGGCGGCGCAGGCGTATTGGCAGATAATAAAACATTTGAACAATTGAAAGTTCAGGGGCTGGGAGTTTGTACTGCAATAACTTTACAGACAGAATCTGAATGTTTGAGTCTGAATTGGCAACCTTTAGAAGAAATTGTATCTGCAATTGATATTTTGATGAAAAATTATCATGTTGAATCATTTAAAATTGGAGTTATAAAAGACGCTCAATTTTTAACTCAAATTGTAGAAAAAATTAAATCTATTAATCCTGAAGCAAAAATTGTTTGGGATCCTGTGTTGAAAAGTACATCCGAATTTTCTTTTTTTGATCTGAATACAATTTCTGAGTTGGAAAATGTTTTAAAACACATTGATTTAATGACACCAAATTATCATGAATATCAAGTTTTAAGAGAAAATCATCTTTTTGAAAAATCAGAAAATTCATGTTCAGTTTTAATTAAAGGAGGGCATCGTAAAGATCAATTAGGAACAGATGTTTTAGTGCAGAGTGGAAAAGAAATATCAATTCATCCGACTGATAAAACTTCTGTTTATTATCCGAAGCATGGTTCTGGTTGTGTACTTTCTTCTGCGATTGCGAGTCATTTAGCTTTGGGGAAAAACATCGAAGATGCGTGCCGAAACGGGAAGTTATATATCGAAAAGTTTTTAAAAAGTAATCCTACTTTACTAGGATTTCATGTATAA
- a CDS encoding thiamine phosphate synthase: protein MEKLQYISQGFTIKDQELNIRKALDHGIKWIQVRWKNAPENKFIKLCEISKKLCSDNQTVCIINDHVQIAKEIDADGVHLGLKDTSIEIARHILGENKIIGGTANTILDVLQRLNEPCDYIGLGPLRFTSTKEQLSPILGFEGYEKIIQSLQEKSLEIPKIFAIGGVVLKDIELLQQIGIYGAAVSGQITNQPSIINEFKAVLQ from the coding sequence ATGGAAAAATTACAATATATATCTCAGGGATTTACGATAAAAGATCAGGAGCTGAACATCCGAAAAGCTCTTGATCACGGAATAAAATGGATTCAGGTTCGCTGGAAAAATGCTCCTGAAAATAAGTTTATCAAACTTTGTGAAATTTCAAAAAAGTTATGTTCGGACAATCAGACGGTTTGTATCATCAACGACCATGTTCAGATTGCAAAAGAGATCGATGCAGACGGGGTTCATTTAGGATTAAAAGATACTTCCATAGAAATTGCGAGACATATTTTAGGAGAAAATAAAATCATTGGAGGAACGGCAAACACCATTTTAGATGTTCTTCAGAGATTGAATGAACCTTGTGATTATATCGGTTTAGGACCTTTAAGATTTACTTCAACTAAAGAACAATTAAGTCCGATTTTAGGGTTTGAAGGGTATGAAAAAATTATTCAAAGTTTACAGGAAAAATCACTGGAAATCCCAAAAATATTTGCGATTGGTGGAGTAGTGTTAAAAGACATCGAACTCTTACAGCAAATCGGAATTTACGGAGCCGCAGTTTCCGGACAAATTACTAATCAGCCTTCTATTATCAACGAATTTAAAGCCGTTTTACAATGA
- a CDS encoding thiazole synthase, with product MKNQPLIIADRTFQSRLFLGTGKFGNLSEMTDSIIASGSEMVTMALKRIDSQSSEDDLLNALKPTKSHLLPNTSGARTAKEAVLAAQLAREALGTNWIKLEIHPDPKYLLPDPIETLYATEELAKLGFIVMPYIHADPVLCKRLEDVGTAVVMPLGAPIGTNKGLRTLDFLEIIISQSKVPVVVDAGIGAPSDAAKAMEMGADAVLVNTAIAVARNPVNMALAFKEGVIAGRRAFEAGLGAIGNHAEASSPLTSFLFD from the coding sequence ATGAAAAATCAACCTTTAATAATAGCAGACAGAACTTTTCAATCGAGATTGTTTTTAGGAACAGGAAAATTCGGAAACCTTTCAGAAATGACCGATTCCATCATCGCTTCAGGCAGTGAAATGGTAACAATGGCGCTGAAAAGAATCGATTCTCAATCTTCGGAAGATGATTTATTGAATGCTTTAAAACCTACAAAATCTCACCTTTTGCCCAATACTTCAGGAGCAAGAACAGCTAAAGAAGCAGTTTTGGCAGCACAATTGGCAAGAGAAGCATTGGGAACAAACTGGATAAAACTGGAAATTCATCCTGACCCAAAATATTTATTACCCGATCCCATTGAAACGTTGTACGCAACAGAAGAATTGGCAAAATTAGGATTTATCGTGATGCCTTACATTCATGCCGATCCGGTTTTGTGTAAACGTCTGGAGGATGTAGGAACAGCGGTTGTGATGCCTTTGGGAGCGCCAATTGGTACAAATAAAGGATTGAGAACATTGGACTTTTTGGAAATAATTATCAGCCAGAGTAAAGTTCCTGTGGTAGTTGATGCTGGAATTGGTGCGCCTTCCGACGCTGCAAAAGCAATGGAAATGGGCGCTGATGCGGTTTTGGTGAATACAGCAATTGCCGTTGCAAGAAATCCTGTAAATATGGCATTGGCTTTTAAAGAAGGTGTTATTGCCGGAAGAAGAGCCTTTGAAGCAGGATTGGGAGCGATTGGAAACCATGCCGAAGCATCAAGTCCGTTGACGTCTTTTTTGTTTGATTAA
- the thiH gene encoding 2-iminoacetate synthase ThiH — protein sequence MKSFKDFFEKYQWDEVKTRLEKVTLSDVENSLQKKNKTIDDFLNFLSPVAAQKLELMAKMAQQLTQKRFGKTIQLYAPLYLSNECQNICTYCGFSLDNSIKRKTLSNTELMIEATVLKSMGVNHVLLVSGEANKTVGIDYFLNATRLLKPHFANISIEVQPLSEEEYCQLHDAGVNAVLVYQETYHQEVYKEYHPKGKKSNFNFRLETPDRIGNAGIHKIGLGVLLGLEDWRVDSFFNALHIDYLQKQYWKSKFSVSFPRLRPAEGIIEPNFIMSDRDLLQLICAYRIWNEDLEISISTRESEKFRNNIISLGATAMSAASKTNPGGYAVDKESLEQFETSDERSMQEIKNVIKKAGYDPVMKDWDSVYSGF from the coding sequence ATGAAGAGTTTTAAAGATTTTTTTGAAAAATATCAATGGGATGAGGTAAAAACGAGACTCGAAAAAGTGACACTATCTGACGTAGAAAATAGCCTTCAAAAAAAGAATAAAACAATAGATGATTTCCTGAATTTTCTATCGCCTGTTGCTGCTCAGAAGTTGGAATTAATGGCAAAAATGGCCCAGCAACTCACTCAAAAACGTTTTGGGAAAACCATTCAGTTGTATGCACCGTTGTATCTGAGCAATGAATGTCAGAATATTTGTACCTATTGCGGTTTTAGTTTAGATAATTCGATTAAAAGAAAAACGCTTTCTAATACGGAGTTGATGATCGAAGCTACCGTTTTAAAATCAATGGGCGTCAATCATGTGTTGCTGGTAAGCGGAGAAGCAAATAAAACGGTGGGAATTGATTATTTTTTGAATGCCACTCGTCTGTTAAAACCTCATTTTGCCAATATATCCATTGAAGTTCAGCCTTTGTCGGAGGAAGAATATTGTCAGCTTCATGATGCAGGCGTCAATGCTGTTTTGGTTTATCAGGAAACATATCATCAGGAAGTGTATAAAGAATATCATCCGAAAGGGAAGAAATCAAATTTTAATTTTCGTCTGGAAACACCCGACAGAATTGGAAATGCGGGAATTCATAAAATAGGATTAGGAGTTTTGCTCGGTCTGGAAGATTGGCGGGTTGACAGTTTTTTTAATGCTTTACATATCGATTATCTTCAAAAACAATATTGGAAAAGCAAATTTTCGGTGTCATTTCCTAGACTTCGACCTGCAGAAGGGATTATTGAACCGAATTTTATTATGTCTGATAGAGATTTACTCCAATTAATTTGTGCGTACCGAATCTGGAATGAGGACCTGGAAATCTCAATTTCTACAAGAGAAAGTGAAAAATTTAGAAATAATATTATTTCGCTCGGAGCAACGGCGATGAGTGCTGCTTCAAAGACAAATCCTGGTGGTTATGCGGTTGATAAAGAATCTCTGGAACAATTTGAAACCAGCGATGAAAGAAGTATGCAGGAAATTAAGAATGTTATTAAAAAAGCAGGTTATGATCCTGTAATGAAAGATTGGGATTCTGTGTATAGTGGATTTTAA
- a CDS encoding HesA/MoeB/ThiF family protein, with protein MKSEDIFARYSRQIFIEEIGIDGQRKIMNSKVLVIGAGGLGSPVIQYLAAAGVGILGVADFDEVELHNLNRQIIHNENSVGQSKVKSAERFVKNLNHQVNFIGIERKIDESNAEDVVSQFDIIVDGSDNFKTRYLINDTCVKLKKPLVYGSILGFSGQVAIFNYKGSKNLRDLFPEPPNDENLPDCDSLGVLGALPGIVGSMMVNLTLKIITDLPLQLDQLTLIDTLHWRFQTIDF; from the coding sequence ATGAAAAGCGAAGACATTTTTGCACGATACAGCCGACAGATTTTTATTGAAGAAATCGGGATTGACGGTCAACGTAAAATCATGAATTCCAAAGTTCTTGTTATTGGAGCTGGCGGTTTGGGAAGTCCTGTGATTCAATATCTGGCGGCGGCAGGAGTAGGAATTTTAGGTGTTGCAGATTTTGATGAGGTTGAATTGCATAATTTAAACCGACAAATTATTCACAACGAAAATTCGGTTGGGCAATCAAAGGTGAAAAGCGCAGAACGGTTTGTAAAAAACCTTAATCATCAGGTTAATTTTATCGGAATTGAAAGGAAAATTGATGAGTCAAACGCAGAAGATGTTGTTTCTCAGTTTGATATTATTGTTGATGGTTCTGATAATTTTAAAACGAGATATTTAATTAATGATACTTGTGTAAAGTTGAAAAAACCTTTGGTGTATGGAAGCATTCTCGGTTTTTCAGGTCAGGTGGCAATATTTAACTATAAAGGAAGTAAAAACTTACGGGATCTATTTCCTGAACCTCCTAATGATGAAAATCTGCCGGATTGCGACAGTCTCGGAGTTTTGGGAGCTTTGCCCGGAATTGTCGGAAGTATGATGGTTAATTTAACCTTAAAAATAATTACCGATCTGCCTTTACAATTAGATCAATTGACGTTAATTGATACCTTACACTGGCGATTTCAAACAATCGATTTCTAA
- a CDS encoding outer membrane beta-barrel family protein, which produces MKKTILVISVIGSMFTYAQENNTNQVKEKQIEGVTITKTKKAVEQKADRTIFDFSEQPQLNNGNVLEGIKKLPGLVSTDIAGMMYQGKILDVYLNGRPLNITSNELNSFLEGMPANSVERIEVITQPGAEFPATSGGAIMNIITNKNANKYLTATYSGNYSFTNYDKFRNRITNSLNLNARNKIFGWQLNVGQNYRESMLNTQQDELLTSNTSRYGRGYFAKSGLTFDLGQDRLLLNYDIYHNNNDNYTLSDGHGDLPYNNNLNDLREAFYSASDVAHTDNLRQEAVVTYQKRFADKSQKLDFQFGYTRSDSKFAQDNFFQEGNFTFAPNQPINSESSGLKDILNNKSVMNITNFKIDYSQPIKLLDGGKVSFGGLYERQDFNTESFGLTNLEYQRQTASTYLEFQAKLKKFDFTLGSRAENYDISGVTRYFDKDKKLVEGNLTPFNKFKLFPNASVQYNVMNQVYIAANYNKKISLPSISALNPNNVTFSGPSTEVTGNPNLQPTIFDNYELKISAFDYAFLGYSVSSAKNQVAQIIRKDGRKLYNQQINISNMRIHNLNIGLPIPFMIFSKPLSEIMKFNFNPDKINFMYIYAGYQKHEIDNLNNKGFWIFNAMAQVILPKDIKLTANYSYLTPKAGYFYFTAVKPFNNNVDITLTKKFMDNRLTLSVFANDIFNGQIMQVRSNPPSGESVVISSKYDTRNFGFSINYKIPTRNKLAKEDPNILNSKKEETGGVMQQAQ; this is translated from the coding sequence ATGAAAAAAACTATACTCGTTATTTCTGTGATAGGCTCTATGTTTACCTATGCCCAGGAAAACAACACCAATCAAGTCAAAGAAAAGCAAATTGAAGGCGTTACAATCACCAAAACTAAAAAAGCCGTTGAACAAAAAGCCGACCGTACGATTTTTGATTTCTCGGAACAGCCTCAGCTTAATAACGGAAACGTGTTGGAAGGCATCAAAAAACTTCCGGGGCTGGTTTCTACAGATATTGCAGGAATGATGTACCAAGGTAAAATATTGGATGTTTATCTGAACGGAAGACCTTTAAATATCACTTCAAACGAATTAAATTCTTTCCTCGAAGGCATGCCTGCAAACTCTGTTGAAAGGATTGAAGTAATCACTCAGCCCGGTGCAGAATTTCCTGCAACTTCCGGAGGAGCAATTATGAATATTATTACCAACAAAAATGCTAATAAATATTTAACAGCAACATATTCAGGAAATTATTCTTTCACGAATTACGATAAATTCAGAAACAGGATTACGAATTCATTAAATTTAAATGCCAGAAATAAAATCTTCGGATGGCAATTGAATGTTGGTCAAAATTATCGTGAAAGTATGCTGAATACTCAACAAGATGAGTTACTGACAAGTAATACAAGCAGATATGGCCGCGGATATTTTGCAAAATCAGGCTTAACATTTGATCTCGGACAAGATAGATTACTATTAAACTACGATATTTATCACAACAATAATGACAATTATACTTTAAGTGACGGTCATGGAGATTTACCATACAATAACAATTTAAACGATCTAAGAGAAGCATTTTATAGTGCTTCAGACGTTGCTCATACTGATAATTTGAGACAGGAAGCAGTCGTAACTTACCAAAAACGTTTTGCAGACAAATCTCAAAAGCTAGATTTCCAGTTTGGATATACAAGATCAGACAGCAAATTTGCCCAGGATAACTTTTTCCAGGAAGGCAATTTCACATTTGCCCCAAATCAACCAATAAATAGTGAAAGTAGTGGGTTGAAGGATATTTTAAATAACAAATCTGTCATGAATATTACTAACTTCAAAATAGATTATTCTCAACCCATCAAACTTCTTGATGGCGGAAAAGTAAGCTTTGGAGGCTTGTATGAAAGACAGGATTTTAATACTGAAAGTTTTGGATTAACCAATTTGGAATATCAAAGACAGACCGCTTCAACCTATTTGGAATTCCAGGCAAAACTAAAAAAGTTTGATTTCACATTAGGTTCCCGTGCGGAAAATTATGACATTTCAGGTGTAACAAGGTATTTTGATAAAGACAAAAAGTTAGTGGAAGGTAATTTGACCCCTTTCAATAAGTTTAAATTGTTCCCGAATGCGAGTGTTCAGTATAATGTAATGAATCAGGTTTATATAGCCGCCAACTATAATAAGAAGATCAGTTTACCAAGTATTTCTGCCCTAAACCCAAACAATGTAACTTTCTCAGGCCCAAGTACGGAAGTTACCGGTAACCCTAACTTACAGCCAACTATTTTTGATAATTATGAACTGAAAATTTCGGCTTTCGACTATGCATTTCTTGGATATAGTGTAAGTTCTGCAAAAAATCAGGTTGCGCAGATCATCAGAAAAGACGGTAGAAAACTATATAACCAACAGATAAATATTTCAAATATGAGAATTCATAATTTGAATATTGGTCTTCCTATTCCATTTATGATTTTTAGCAAACCGTTGAGCGAAATCATGAAGTTTAATTTTAATCCTGACAAAATCAATTTCATGTACATATACGCTGGTTATCAGAAGCATGAGATTGACAATCTTAATAATAAAGGTTTCTGGATCTTCAATGCTATGGCTCAGGTAATTTTGCCAAAAGATATCAAATTGACGGCAAATTACAGTTATTTAACCCCAAAAGCCGGATATTTCTACTTCACTGCAGTAAAACCATTCAACAATAATGTCGATATTACTTTAACGAAAAAATTCATGGATAACCGCCTTACACTTTCTGTTTTTGCCAATGACATTTTCAATGGACAGATAATGCAGGTACGTTCTAATCCACCTTCGGGCGAATCTGTTGTCATTAGCAGTAAATATGACACAAGAAACTTCGGATTTTCTATTAATTACAAAATTCCGACAAGGAACAAACTGGCTAAAGAAGATCCAAATATTTTAAACAGTAAAAAAGAAGAAACCGGCGGCGTAATGCAACAGGCACAATAA